ATCTTTGGACCAGGCACACCAACAAAAACCGTAGTCAGCTTTGTTAAAGAGAATGTAGAAAGAAGTCGTTGATAAAAATTGGCTACCTCTCAACAGCTTGCCGATGCAGTACTAAAAGGAGACCACAGAGCCATAGCCCGAACAATAACACTCATAGAAAACAACACTCCAGAAGCACAAAAAATTGTATCCCAACTTTATCCACATACTGGAAAAGCACAAATAATCGGTGTAACGGGGCCGGGTGGAGCTGGAAAAAGCACTTTAGTCGAGAAACTAATTAAGGCGCTGAGACAGCGAGACAAAACAGTAGGTGTAGTAGCTGTTGATCCCACCAGCCCATTTTCTGGCGGCGCGTTCTTAGGCGACCGCATACGCATGCAAGACCTGAGCACTGACAAAGGAGTTTTTATTCGAAGTATGGCAACACGAAATAACCCTGGAGGTTTGGCTAGGGCTACCAAAGACGCTGTCCGCATTTTAGACGCAGCAAACATGGACGTAGTTATCGTAGAAACAGTGGGATCTGGGCAATCAGAAGTAGATATTATTAAAATTGCCCAAACGATTGTTGTAGTTTTAGCCCCTGGTCTTGGCGATGAAATTCAAGCAATCAAAGCGGGCATGATGGAAATAGGCGACATCTTTGTTATTAACAAGGCTGACCGTAAAAACGCAAACAAAGCAGTTACTGACATACAAGCCATGTTGCAACTTAGCAATGAAAAAAACAAATGGATCCCAACGATAGTCAAAACGATAGCCACCACCGGTGAAGGAACTACTCAACTCTTGGAAAAGATTGATGAACATACAAAACACCTTGAGAAAGGTGAAGCCAGCTTAAGGCAAAAGAGAATAGTGGAAACAGAACTTGTAGCGGCTATAAAGCAAAAGACCGCTGAACATGTCGTAGAGGTGCTCAGGAGAAGCGGCAAACTAGATGCACTGATCTCAAGCATTCTGACAAGAAAAATAGATCCTCTTACTGCGGCAGAGAAAGTGTTAGCTGAACAAATTAAAGGTAACTTTAGCGAGGACGAATAATTCGATGAAAAAGCAACGATTAGAAACCGGCTTAGTGCAAGTTTACACAGGCGACGGAAAAGGAAAAACTTCTGCCGCATTCGGTTTAGCTCTCAGGGCCATCGGCAGAGGATTGAAGGTTTACGTAATCCAATTCATTAAGGGCGGTTTTGACTATGGTGAACTTTATGCAATCAAGCAGCTTGCGAGCTTGGAGTTGAAGGCTTTTGGACGTGGGAAGTTTATTACAGAAAAGCCTCCTGAAGATATTGACATAAAGTTTGCTATGGAAGCTTTTGAGTTAGCTGAAAAAGTCGTTTTCAACGGCGAGTATGATATTGTGATACTAGATGAAATTAATGTGGCTCTTAACTTGAGACTGATAAGGGTAAACGATGTTGTCAAGTTGTTAAAGAATAAGCCTAGGCATGTAGAACTGGTTTTAACGGGACGATATGCTCCTTCAGAAATCGTTGAAGCAGCTGATCTTGTTACGGAAATGAAAGAGATTAAGCATCCTTTCAAGAAAGGAGTTCCGTCGAGGAAAGGCATCGAGTATTAGAAGTCTATTTCATTAATTACCTGATGAGCTTTTGTCTATTCAGCAGATTACTAGTTTATGCGAGACCAAGGTATCTTCATTTTGTCAACAACGATTTCTTTGTAAAAATCTAATGTTTCCTTTTTGCTGTTTGTTCCTTCGATTATCATGACACCGCTTTTAAGAATGCTTGCAAGAATTCCCTCTTTTGTCACGAAGGTTACTCCAAGTTTGGCTTCAACATTTAAACGGTTCCTTTCTTCCTTCAAAAGACCAACTAGTTTCTCAATTTTCATATTCAAGTTTTCTTTTGGAACCACGATAAAAACTCGCTTTTTGTTTCTTCCACAACCTTCTTCAATCAAAACATTCTTCAGAGGAGTAGGGCTAGCTTTAGGCTGACGTCCACAAACAGGGCAGCTTTCTGCACGTGTAACCTCTATTTCTTCAAAACGCATAAAACTGACGTCACAGTATAGAAGTTTGTCTTTAAGGCTTGGTTGTCTTCCCAGGAGTATTTTGACTGTTTCAGCAACCTCTATGCTTGCCACAACGCCTAAAACTGACGGATGTACCCCGACTGTGCCGCATGTAGGTAAGTTGCTGTCGTCAAGTTTTCCGTAAAAACATTCTAGACATGCAGTTTTTTGTGGGATTATTGTGGAAGCATTTCCAAAGGTTGAGATAGCAGAGCCAAACACGTAGGGAATCCTCAGCCTGACACAAGCTCTGTTTACTGCATACCTAGTGTTCATGTTGTCTAAACCGTCAACAACTACATCCATCCCATTTAATATTTCATCAGCGTTGTTCTCATTAAGAGACAGGGGAAGCGGTTCAAATTCCACGTAGGGATTTAACTTTTCCAGCTTTTTTACAGCTGCCTCTACTTTGGGGAAGCCGACGAGATCAAAGTTGTAGAGATGCTGCCTTTGGAGGTTTGATTCTTCAACGACGTCTCGGTCAACAAGTTTTAAATGTCCTACGCCCATGGCGGTCAACTGCGTGACTATTGTGGAGCCGAGGCCTCCTAGACCTACAATGCAGACCTTTGCTCTCTTCAATCTCTGTTGTCCTTTGTATCCTATTTCGTCTAACATTATCTGTCTTGAGTAAAATCGTAACTCTTCATCTGAAAGCTTCTCATCTTGCTCTTTAAACATTCGCTTGAGACGTTTCTCCATTTTCAACTCGTAAGTGTGTTCTTCAGGAGGGTGAGGCAACCGTTTCAAGTATTCTTCTATGTCCGTTGTCTCAGCATTCGGGCTCTCTCGTCTCTTCTCTGTCTCAGCCATACTGAATTTCCTCATTTAACGTTAGTTTTTCTAGGCTCTTTCTTAGTCCTTACCTTGCTAAGCATGATGCATAAATTTTTCCTAAAAATAGCTAGTCGAAGGCTGAAAA
The Candidatus Bathyarchaeota archaeon DNA segment above includes these coding regions:
- the meaB gene encoding methylmalonyl Co-A mutase-associated GTPase MeaB, whose protein sequence is MATSQQLADAVLKGDHRAIARTITLIENNTPEAQKIVSQLYPHTGKAQIIGVTGPGGAGKSTLVEKLIKALRQRDKTVGVVAVDPTSPFSGGAFLGDRIRMQDLSTDKGVFIRSMATRNNPGGLARATKDAVRILDAANMDVVIVETVGSGQSEVDIIKIAQTIVVVLAPGLGDEIQAIKAGMMEIGDIFVINKADRKNANKAVTDIQAMLQLSNEKNKWIPTIVKTIATTGEGTTQLLEKIDEHTKHLEKGEASLRQKRIVETELVAAIKQKTAEHVVEVLRRSGKLDALISSILTRKIDPLTAAEKVLAEQIKGNFSEDE
- the cobO gene encoding cob(I)yrinic acid a,c-diamide adenosyltransferase, which codes for MKKQRLETGLVQVYTGDGKGKTSAAFGLALRAIGRGLKVYVIQFIKGGFDYGELYAIKQLASLELKAFGRGKFITEKPPEDIDIKFAMEAFELAEKVVFNGEYDIVILDEINVALNLRLIRVNDVVKLLKNKPRHVELVLTGRYAPSEIVEAADLVTEMKEIKHPFKKGVPSRKGIEY
- a CDS encoding HesA/MoeB/ThiF family protein, with amino-acid sequence MAETEKRRESPNAETTDIEEYLKRLPHPPEEHTYELKMEKRLKRMFKEQDEKLSDEELRFYSRQIMLDEIGYKGQQRLKRAKVCIVGLGGLGSTIVTQLTAMGVGHLKLVDRDVVEESNLQRQHLYNFDLVGFPKVEAAVKKLEKLNPYVEFEPLPLSLNENNADEILNGMDVVVDGLDNMNTRYAVNRACVRLRIPYVFGSAISTFGNASTIIPQKTACLECFYGKLDDSNLPTCGTVGVHPSVLGVVASIEVAETVKILLGRQPSLKDKLLYCDVSFMRFEEIEVTRAESCPVCGRQPKASPTPLKNVLIEEGCGRNKKRVFIVVPKENLNMKIEKLVGLLKEERNRLNVEAKLGVTFVTKEGILASILKSGVMIIEGTNSKKETLDFYKEIVVDKMKIPWSRIN